A genomic window from Streptomyces broussonetiae includes:
- a CDS encoding DUF4126 domain-containing protein → MSVLPLVFTSGWASGINAYAVVLLLGLFGVTGVSDDVPQTLQRPEVLIVAGVLFLCEAVADKIPYVDSVWDSVHTVVRPLAGAWVGMLLAGHSGSLSDVAAGLVGGSTALASHTVKAGTRMAVNTSPEPFSNFVLSLAEDLGVGGIMSFAMFHPQAAAIVAGVLLAGGLVVLVLLISRIRRFLRRRAQRREERRLASRSP, encoded by the coding sequence GTGTCCGTACTCCCCCTGGTCTTCACCAGCGGCTGGGCCAGCGGCATCAACGCCTACGCGGTGGTGCTGCTGCTCGGTCTGTTCGGCGTGACGGGGGTGAGCGACGACGTCCCGCAGACGTTGCAGCGCCCCGAGGTGCTGATCGTCGCCGGTGTGCTGTTCCTGTGCGAGGCGGTCGCCGACAAGATCCCGTACGTCGACTCGGTGTGGGACTCGGTGCACACGGTGGTCCGGCCGCTCGCGGGCGCCTGGGTGGGCATGCTGCTCGCCGGGCACAGCGGCTCGCTGTCGGACGTGGCGGCCGGTCTGGTCGGCGGCTCGACGGCACTGGCCAGCCACACGGTGAAGGCCGGGACGCGGATGGCGGTCAACACCTCGCCGGAGCCGTTCAGCAACTTCGTGCTCAGCCTCGCCGAGGACCTCGGTGTGGGCGGCATCATGTCGTTCGCGATGTTCCACCCGCAGGCGGCGGCGATCGTCGCGGGTGTCCTGCTGGCCGGCGGGCTGGTCGTGCTGGTCCTCCTGATCTCCCGCATCCGGCGCTTCCTGCGCCGCAGGGCGCAGCGGCGCGAGGAGCGGCGGCTGGCCTCGCGGTCACCCTGA